ACTAGCTAGGACCTTTTTCGACCTACTGTCAAGTATTTGGTAATTCTAATCAGTAAGCAATACACAAAGATATggaatatatgaataatataattAACAGCTTGATTTAAAACATGTATCGTACCTTGGACTCTACAGAGAatgaaacactttttctttttctccaaattaGACTTAGTTTATCCCAGAAAATTCTAGATTTTACTGTCCTCATTTAGACAAAACTATAATAAAGGGCAAATTCATACCTTTAAATGCTTTCATTGTCAATCAAGAAAGGACAAATGATCAAAAAATTTTACTCAAGAAACTCGGAAGAAACCAAGGAAATGTACAAAAAGCaggataaaagaataaagatgaaagtaGAAACAAATTAGACAGAAATAGATTAACAGTATAAGTGATAAGCTAATCCAACTGGGTCTCTGTATTCATGGAATGTGGAGTGACATACTCTATTCTTCTGAATAGGAAGATTAAATATTGTAATCATGTCAATACAAGTTTGCATGCATGCCCAAACGTGCATAAACTGGGAAAACATCTgaaaaaacatatagaaaaacGTTAGCAGTGTTTTTCTCCAAGTGGTGAgattaaaagtaatatttattttctttatacttatctgtattttctaaaccTTCtgtaatgaatatataattttacaatcagaaaaaaataagctatCGTTTTAAGATGCCAAATTATTTCTCAATGACACATATATTTAATGCAAGGCCAACAGAAATACCAAAGAGACAGATGAGGGACTGAGGGAGGACCTCAAGAAGGTTGCCGGGGAGATTAAACATTTCACAAGAGTAACGGAGGGGGACTTATTCCAGACATTAACACTTAATGtaaagaaataagccagacagagaaagacgaactctgtatgactccactcataggtggaagttaacacatagacaaggagaactgataggtggttaccagaggaaagggggggtggggggagggcacaaagggtgaagtggtgtacccacaacacgactaacaataatgtacaagtgaaatttcacaaggttgtaaactatcaaaatcttaattaaaaaaaaaacaaaacttaatgTAAAGCTACAACTCCCAACCTACAGTTTAAATAGGCGCCTGGCTAGTACCTTATAATGGAATTGTGTCCATACCTTCAATAAAATGCTGTGAATTTAGAACACAATGATAAAAACTCAGACCACTACCCACCATTCAGATCATCAGACAGCCCAATGTCAGATTAGGTTGCAACTGACAACAGTAGAGAAAAATCCCCCTGGGAGCTCATGGCATAATTAGTTTCTTAAAACACTGAAAACTGTGAAATAAGGTAGGAAGATGTTTTCAACCTCTCTTACCAAGGAACCCCTAAATCACAGACCCAGAGCTTAGAGGAAACGGAAAATAGGAAGCCACCTGTCTACACACTTCCAGCACTGCTCTGTGAGTGGGCAGAATGTTATACAATTACTAGCAATCTTCATCATATAACAAAGATCCAGAGATGGACTGAAGGACTCTTTCAAAGATGAAAGAAGTGATCATTTATTTGATCTTGGGTTGGGGAAGATCTTTGCAAGTgaaaaaggggaggagaaaagaggagatgaAGACCAGATTTGGGTGACCCAACAACTTGACACCGAGTGTTGGCAAGGGCTCAGGGAAGCAAGCCTGATCTGCTGGGGGAACAAACTGGTATAGTATTTCTGGAGAGCGATCTGGCTAAACATACTGAAAGTCTTTAAAATGGTCATACTCTGACACTGTAAGTCAATGTCTCGGAATtcttcctaaggaaataatcagagaaacgtaaaaaatgtatttacaatATCAAAAGACTAGAAAAGAACATAAATGTTCAACAAGAGGCGACCAGCAAagcatatatgaaatatttatataacagaATACAATCTGGCCTTTAAAATCATGTTTCAAAGAATAATCATGAGAATatgctcagaaaatattaaattaaaaaaagttaatatgtacaggatgattctaaaaattttttttaacttgtcagatacatgtacacacatacacacatagatctggaagaaaacaccaaaacagTGGCTATATTATTACTTGGTGGGAAAACTcaaggtgattttaattttctgttactAGCAGCCCAAAGCATGCTAACTGATAGGCCTGCATTACTCACTCATTCTTCAGGACTCGGCTTACAGCATCTCTTTCAAGAagtcctcctgccctgccctcctttATCCCATATAATTCTAGGTGATCCTCCTTGGCACTGGTCTCTAGCCTGTCCTCTATGACATTCTTCATCCCTGCATCATACTCACTGATTTGACTCACCATATCCCCACTACACTTTGAACTGCCTGTAGTTGGAAACTGGggtatttcatttttgtatccccagTCTGTCTGGAATCTAACATCTTCAAGCCAGAATGCTGGATTCATGAAAGAAACTGACGGAACGattctctgtgctctgtgaaTTTAAAGGTCAAGGAGGGAAATGTTAATTAACAAGGATGAGCAGATACTGGTAAAGAGGTATCACCTTACCTTGGCTAGTAGGCTTGAAACATGTTTAACTTCGCCATGTGCCTTTAGTAACTCTTGTTTGAGCTCGGTGCAAGACCGTTCCAGCTGATCTTTCTCAGCTCGAGctactttcaacatttcttgaaCTTCACAGCCCTCTGCTGTTTGCCCCACAAGACTGGTCTCTGCAGCTTTTTGCTTCTCATTCTCCAAATGAGCCTTCAAAGACCCATTTTCCATCTTCAGCCCTTCGAAGGTAACTTTATATTCTTCCAGAGTTTTGGCCATCACACTATTATTACGCCGTTCCAGTTCCAGAAGCccattcagtttttcattttcttcctttaggtgTTTAATCATTTCTAAAGCTCCTTGGTTTTCTTCCTCAGCCTTCCGTAAGCTACAGGTCAGCTGCTGCTGAATGTTGAGCAGCTTCTCTCTTTCAAAGCGGCCCTGTTCAAGAATTTCTGCACACTTCTGTTCCAGTTCAAGGATCTTTCCTTCCTGAGCACTGGGCTCTTCATTCTTCACTCGCTCTTGTAAGAGATTCATCAGCTTCTCGTTTTCTTGACTTAGCTGCTCTGCCCTCTCTCGATGCTGATGAAAGGAAGTTTCCAAAACAGTCTTCTCGTCCACCAGTTTCTCATTTTCAGCTGTCAATTCCTGCACCATTTGCTGCTGGTCTGACAATTCTTGTAAAGTTGCCTGCAGCTCTTCGGCTGTGCTATGGtgattttcttccatcttttgtATCTTTTCGGTAAGGGAAGCCAGGGACAACTCACTCACGTTGTTAGGGGAACTCCCAGTGGTGGAACACTTGGAGCTCTTAAATGGGTTGCTGGTGGAAGACAGGGGCCTAGAGGGGGTGTCTGCTGTGATGTGCTCAAAATCGGAGGCATCTGGTGACAAAGAAGCTTTGGTAACATCGCTACTGGAAGATCCTGACGTCCGTAATGCATTTTCGTGTATGTTTTTTTTATATTCATCGATTTCACCTGACAACTGATCTCCAGTTGGGCTTCCGAAGCTTGAGTCTTGAGTTACGGATGTTGGGCAGCTGCTATCACCAGTCTGACTTGCCCCCGCTTCTGAATTTGGAGAATGCTCAAAATAAGTCAGTTTTTCCTTCAAGGCCCGGTTTTCTTCCTCTAGGTCAGCAAgttctttctgaaaatttttgttcttctcctcAAGAGCTCTTATCAAAGGTTCAGAGTCACCTGGTGAAACTGATGTTCCATCTACATTTGGGTCCAAAGCATTAGTTCCTTCAGCGTTCAGAGtccttttctctttgaatttctttAGTTCACTTCGAAGCCTGTTAATTTCACTATCTTTTGCTTTGGCTTCTGCCAAAAGTTCCCGAACCTGGGACTCGAGCACGGctttttctccactttcattctcttgcttGGGTCTTGTGGAAGTGGTCCTCAGGTGCTTGGTAGGGGTAGGTGTGCTGGAAGAAGTTGGGCTGGACACTGACTTCTTTGGGTTGGAGGGACCACGTGGCACAGTTCTCTCTCTTGAGACAGTTACCGAAAGTTCTCGAGGAGCTGGAATGCCTGTCCTTTTGGTTGTTGTAACAGCCCCTAAAGACAGAAGTAGAAACCAGTGAAACAAAGTAAGACCTTTTACAAATGAAACCTAATGACTTCAGCTTACATGGCATAGTGAACAGGGTGGCTGTCGCCCttcatccatttcctcctcctctagaCAACTACCCAGTTCTGATGGGGTTTCTGTACTGCCTCCCACAACTCTATGCTTTGAGGAAAGCTGACTCCAAGCCTGAGCTACTCAGTATAACCCCATCTCCAGCCATAGTTGCTGGTTCAAGGCATGGGCACCATTCAATTAAGGTCAATGAAACACAAGGAAAGGTTTTCTGGGTGAGCCTCTGAAACATTACTGGACATGAGCGAGGGATCACATAAATCTGGGAACAGCTCGTAACCACCATGTCACCAcaagaagaaagtgagaatgcagagagtagaaagaaggaaagcaaattcTTAGCAGATTGATTCATTCTCAATCAATCAACCCTGAGGCTGGACCTACTGCTGGCCTTCCAAATACACAAGCCAACTAATACCCTTCATATAAATCACCTTGAATTAGGTTTTCCTTAACTTGCAACTTAATACAGCTTAACTGACAACCCTGGCAACTAAAAAACTGCTTtttgacaaaatacaaaaattcattGTGAATTTCtcaataaacacttaaaaaaattcaccACTAACATATCTTGACTGAGCACAAATTAGATTAAGAAATCAGAAGATACAAATAATACTAAGGAGAGACTGATCTGATCCAATGACCTACTGCTTTCAACATTAAGTGGAAATGGTGTGCTCATACGTATTCAGACagaaacaagaacaaatggcctcaGGGCTTATTACATCTATCCAGGGTACAGTTTAAATCTAAAACGGATttataaaatatggaaatgatACAGAATTAAGAACACACAATGAGAAATGTAAggtaaggaattatttttaattttcatctatactactataattattttttaactttcatctgtaatatattttttatttccatttatactATTTACtacagaaaatgttaaaaaaaaattctagggaTGAAAACCCAGACATCCATCTCCTACAGGCTCTAGAAATGAAACCTACTGCAGAGCTTGGAGGGTAAATGAAAAATCTGGACCTATTTTACAAACTCAAAGACTGAGGAACCAAGGCTGACTGCTATCACTTACACAACTATGCACCTAGACCGACCTcgaggcctctgcagtgtgggGAGGGTTGGGGGAAACAGATGCATGCAGACTGGCAGCAGCCCCATCTGCTGAGGCCGAAGCAGACCAGGAGGGCACAGCGGCTCTAAACCAACTGCAAAGACTGCTTCTGGGACAGGAGTAAGTGCACACCCAAACATCCTGAAATCTGAGGTGACGACAGGAAGGCTGAGAGCATGCGTTGCTAAGTGTCTAACAGCCGAGTGCTCTTAAAACTTTGACATAATAAAGGCTAAACACTGTCATGTTAATATACAGAAAAACTATggtttttaaattgactttttcaAATTAAGTTACTGGAAAGCTAAGAGGACtatataaaacacatttaatgCTTTCAGATGTCCAGATGCCTCACTTACATCATACTAAATACTCGATGAAGAAaggatttatttaattattcacgtaaaatgaagactaaaatcaCTAACACGTGTTAGTGACACGAGTTCTGTAGAGTGAAGTAATGTTGGCAAGGACCATAATGAAAACTGGAAGATAACTAAAGTTTCACTGTAACTATAGTCAGAACACGCAAAACAGGGTCCAGGACTGAATACAGGGAGCCGTTTGCCGTTCCTAATACTGACACTAAAATTAAGGCTCCTTTTCAGTTGTTTGTTGGTTTTGAAGATGGGAAGGACTACGACAGATCAGTAGATCAACTCCGTCATCATTTCCAGCTACAGTTTAACTCATTCCTTGTGCTGCCAAACCTCAAGTTTGTTCTCCGCTTAGGTATTATTTATGCCTTATCTTTATATCAAACCAAAGCACATTTATGTAATATATCCAGTTGTGGGTTATGAAATACACAATCCACttgtattttttcctatattggttctttttcccattctcttcACCTCATCATTACTTGAAGACAGTCACCAGtataactgttttctattttctaaaaggtTCTTCCCATCTCTGTACACATCATTTCAGAAACTGTAATCAGCAGAGGTTAAGTTTACAGAGTTGTTAAA
The sequence above is drawn from the Equus przewalskii isolate Varuska chromosome 10, EquPr2, whole genome shotgun sequence genome and encodes:
- the SPECC1 gene encoding cytospin-B isoform X12, coding for MEDCRTSQPPKSQRPSSTKMRSAAKPWSPVIKAGSHGTERARPLPAASSGMKSSKSSTSLAFESRLSKLKRASSEDMLSKPGSTAASGVVRLKKTSTAGAISELAEGRLRSNSGAVTTTKRTGIPAPRELSVTVSRERTVPRGPSNPKKSVSSPTSSSTPTPTKHLRTTSTRPKQENESGEKAVLESQVRELLAEAKAKDSEINRLRSELKKFKEKRTLNAEGTNALDPNVDGTSVSPGDSEPLIRALEEKNKNFQKELADLEEENRALKEKLTYFEHSPNSEAGASQTGDSSCPTSVTQDSSFGSPTGDQLSGEIDEYKKNIHENALRTSGSSSSDVTKASLSPDASDFEHITADTPSRPLSSTSNPFKSSKCSTTGSSPNNVSELSLASLTEKIQKMEENHHSTAEELQATLQELSDQQQMVQELTAENEKLVDEKTVLETSFHQHRERAEQLSQENEKLMNLLQERVKNEEPSAQEGKILELEQKCAEILEQGRFEREKLLNIQQQLTCSLRKAEEENQGALEMIKHLKEENEKLNGLLELERRNNSVMAKTLEEYKVTFEGLKMENGSLKAHLENEKQKAAETSLVGQTAEGCEVQEMLKVARAEKDQLERSCTELKQELLKAHGEVKHVSSLLAKVEKDYSYLKELCDHQAEQLSRTSLKLQEKASESDAEIKDMKETIFELEDQVEQHRAVKLHNNQLISELESNVMKLEEQKSDLERQLKTLTKQIKEETEEWRRFQADLQTAVVVANDIKCEAQQELRTVKRKLLEEEEKNARLQKELGDMQGHSSSMVPVS
- the SPECC1 gene encoding cytospin-B isoform X14; amino-acid sequence: MQMKGRARPRGRRAAPPAAAGNWKAPGPFFDWSGPAGRSCLASRSRRELQRGGHPVRGRPAGRRPSRPSMGNHSGRPEDPEAGAVTTTKRTGIPAPRELSVTVSRERTVPRGPSNPKKSVSSPTSSSTPTPTKHLRTTSTRPKQENESGEKAVLESQVRELLAEAKAKDSEINRLRSELKKFKEKRTLNAEGTNALDPNVDGTSVSPGDSEPLIRALEEKNKNFQKELADLEEENRALKEKLTYFEHSPNSEAGASQTGDSSCPTSVTQDSSFGSPTGDQLSGEIDEYKKNIHENALRTSGSSSSDVTKASLSPDASDFEHITADTPSRPLSSTSNPFKSSKCSTTGSSPNNVSELSLASLTEKIQKMEENHHSTAEELQATLQELSDQQQMVQELTAENEKLVDEKTVLETSFHQHRERAEQLSQENEKLMNLLQERVKNEEPSAQEGKILELEQKCAEILEQGRFEREKLLNIQQQLTCSLRKAEEENQGALEMIKHLKEENEKLNGLLELERRNNSVMAKTLEEYKVTFEGLKMENGSLKAHLENEKQKAAETSLVGQTAEGCEVQEMLKVARAEKDQLERSCTELKQELLKAHGEVKHVSSLLAKVEKDYSYLKELCDHQAEQLSRTSLKLQEKASESDAEIKDMKETIFELEDQVEQHRAVKLHNNQLISELESNVMKLEEQKSDLERQLKTLTKQIKEETEEWRRFQADLQTAVVVANDIKCEAQQELRTVKRKLLEEEEKNARLQKELGDMQGHSSSMVPVS
- the SPECC1 gene encoding cytospin-B isoform X7, with the protein product MEDCRTSQPPKSQRPSSTKMRSAAKPWSPVIKAGSHGTERARPLPAASSGMKSSKSSTSLAFESRLSKLKRASSEDMLSKPGSTAASGVVRLKKTSTAGAISELAEGRLRSNSGAVTTTKRTGIPAPRELSVTVSRERTVPRGPSNPKKSVSSPTSSSTPTPTKHLRTTSTRPKQENESGEKAVLESQVRELLAEAKAKDSEINRLRSELKKFKEKRTLNAEGTNALDPNVDGTSVSPGDSEPLIRALEEKNKNFQKELADLEEENRALKEKLTYFEHSPNSEAGASQTGDSSCPTSVTQDSSFGSPTGDQLSGEIDEYKKNIHENALRTSGSSSSDVTKASLSPDASDFEHITADTPSRPLSSTSNPFKSSKCSTTGSSPNNVSELSLASLTEKIQKMEENHHSTAEELQATLQELSDQQQMVQELTAENEKLVDEKTVLETSFHQHRERAEQLSQENEKLMNLLQERVKNEEPSAQEGKILELEQKCAEILEQGRFEREKLLNIQQQLTCSLRKAEEENQGALEMIKHLKEENEKLNGLLELERRNNSVMAKTLEEYKVTFEGLKMENGSLKAHLENEKQKAAETSLVGQTAEGCEVQEMLKVARAEKDQLERSCTELKQELLKAHGEVKHVSSLLAKVEKDYSYLKELCDHQAEQLSRTSLKLQEKASESDAEIKDMKETIFELEDQVEQHRAVKLHNNQLISELESNVMKLEEQKSDLERQLKTLTKQIKEETEEWRRFQADLQTAVVVANDIKCEAQQELRTVKRKLLEEEEKNARLQKELGDMQGHSSSNVAQPLTECSVAVVERTVEGGGVAPRGTKLHGPCQLAERLVEERQPSPCHDGKLQPFLYERGSNVEEQSPLTESRTVSWWHPLFHRVIAVKSLYLFSTCWNQLIAQSKMSPPSVFLSFSQKIQQSFIWSIR
- the SPECC1 gene encoding cytospin-B isoform X9, which translates into the protein MQMKGRARPRGRRAAPPAAAGNWKAPGPFFDWSGPAGRSCLASRSRRELQRGGHPVRGRPAGRRPSRPSMGNHSGRPEDPEAGAVTTTKRTGIPAPRELSVTVSRERTVPRGPSNPKKSVSSPTSSSTPTPTKHLRTTSTRPKQENESGEKAVLESQVRELLAEAKAKDSEINRLRSELKKFKEKRTLNAEGTNALDPNVDGTSVSPGDSEPLIRALEEKNKNFQKELADLEEENRALKEKLTYFEHSPNSEAGASQTGDSSCPTSVTQDSSFGSPTGDQLSGEIDEYKKNIHENALRTSGSSSSDVTKASLSPDASDFEHITADTPSRPLSSTSNPFKSSKCSTTGSSPNNVSELSLASLTEKIQKMEENHHSTAEELQATLQELSDQQQMVQELTAENEKLVDEKTVLETSFHQHRERAEQLSQENEKLMNLLQERVKNEEPSAQEGKILELEQKCAEILEQGRFEREKLLNIQQQLTCSLRKAEEENQGALEMIKHLKEENEKLNGLLELERRNNSVMAKTLEEYKVTFEGLKMENGSLKAHLENEKQKAAETSLVGQTAEGCEVQEMLKVARAEKDQLERSCTELKQELLKAHGEVKHVSSLLAKVEKDYSYLKELCDHQAEQLSRTSLKLQEKASESDAEIKDMKETIFELEDQVEQHRAVKLHNNQLISELESNVMKLEEQKSDLERQLKTLTKQIKEETEEWRRFQADLQTAVVVANDIKCEAQQELRTVKRKLLEEEEKNARLQKELGDMQGHSSSNVAQPLTECSVAVVERTVEGGGVAPRGTKLHGPCQLAERLVEERQPSPCHDGKLQPFLYERGSNVEEQSPLTESRTVSWWHPLFHRVIAVKSLYLFSTCWNQLIAQSKMSPPSVFLSFSQKIQQSFIWSIR